Below is a window of Drosophila bipectinata strain 14024-0381.07 chromosome XR, DbipHiC1v2, whole genome shotgun sequence DNA.
TCAGTTCCGTTTTGGTAAACGATTGTTGACATCTCGTTGTTGCTTTGTTTGAGGTGTGGGCGTGGCGTTAGAATATTAGCGGGTGTGTGCTTTCTTAAACgtaaatctgaaaaaaaaaattagagaaaTTCTATTAGTTTtggtaataaatattttttatatgtgTTATTTTATTCTTAAGCAGAGATCGAAAACGGAGCTAAGAAAGAGTATGGACTTATAGATACATTAATACACTTGTagcataaaataataaaaatacatatacatagtatatgtataaaataaatatactataatgtagtatatatatatatactatacttTTTCAAGCATTATTTGCATTTGCAAGCATTATACATAAAAATAGTAGAATTTAAAAGTTTGGAAGatattaaacaaaacaaaaatatatatccataaAAGAAATCGAGAAGAAAATGTtgtattttaaaagtaaaaaaaaaaattattttcctcAAGCTGAGGTCGAACCCGGGCCCAGAAAGTGATGCAACTACATGAATAGTatagaattaaaaaattaaaaatttttaccaaaacATTTAACCAGAagaatttctaaaaaataaatcaaaaaacaaGTTGCATTGTTTTTCCTTAAGAAGGACCGGGCCCAAGATAATGACCAAATGACGTGAAATAGTAGgaagtttaaattttagaaatttaatagaataaaaaaaaatagttttgttaaaaaaacatataatgTTTCAAGTCAGAGTCTAACCATGGGTAAGAGAAACTCCCAAAGAGGGgggtttattattaaaattatggcCCTAATTATGGGGGGTTAAGGTTTAATAATTAAGCAAAAGTTTAcatgaaatttaattatttaatataattttatccaaaaaaaaatagttttgaaTAAAGAATTAAGAGAAGTTTACAGGAAATTCCATCATTTAATATAATGTTACctaaaagattttttataaaaggtCTAAAAGGAACTCAGGTCtataaagaaatacaaaataaagaaGTAAAAGAGAtattactttaaaaatttgttgacAATCTATAAAAGTTAATGGTTTCTACAGAAAAGTATAATTACAATTTatactataaatatatattaaatattatatcaatatttaacaaataaaagcaattactttaaagtttaaactatttttagcttgttattaaattacatttaatcTCTTAAAATTAAGCCTATGCTTAGTCTGTTCATTACTCaccttaaatattaaatatttggctCGTGTTGTTATTTGTTGCTGCTTTGCTTGTTTCTTGATTGTTGCATATTGCTTGGGTTGAATTAGTGTTGCTTTGGATAATTGTTGCCTTTCGCAGTGTatcatttttttcagtgttttCCGATtcgttttttaaattcaacaAATACAaggaattgaaaaaaaaaatgtatcggaacaagaataaaaaaaaaaagagaataaACCAACGTAAAaaattctctttttttttgtgtttaaggTTTTTGAAGTCCACCACGCCCCCTACCCATCTCGAAAGGGGCGTGGCTGTGtgtggtttttggttttctctctctctttctcttccgATTCTGCTTCTCTTTCTCCTCTAATCTTGCTTCCGACTGACTACTcgcttaattattttttggcaTAGGCAACAGAGATATGGTCTTCGAtcctcatcatcgtcatcatcctCATCCAATCGTCCCCCGTTAGTAGGGCAGGCCGAACTCATTggtctcctcctcctcgatcAGATCATCGATCTCAAAGTCGGTGGGCTCGAAGGCGGGTGAGGACCGCACCTTCGGACACTGGACAACCTGGACAACCTGCTGCTGTTCCAGGtgctgctgttgatgttgttgttgctgctgctgttgctgttgctgctgcaaatGGGCATTCCGCGCCCGGGAGCTGCTCTGCTTGAGGACTTGGCTCACTGGAATCTTGCCGCTGGTGCCAGTAGCGTTGCGCGGCTTGGCGTTCGCCAGAGCGGCGGCCTTGAGAGGATTGCGTAcaacggcagtgccggaggACGATGTCGCCGGCTCGGTAGGGGCTATGTTGTTGTAGCGCGTCCGCTTGTTCTGCAGCTTGCTGGCCCAGCACTCGGTGGCCCGGCGACGGGCATTGGCACAAATATTGTCCCCGGTAGAGGATGACGAGGCTGTCCCCGCCGCCGTTGAGGACGACTTGGCGGATGAGTCACCCTGGAAGGGTATGTGGCGACGCTCGTCCTGCGTCTGGTTGACCACATGGACATAGTTTTCGAACTGTTTCAAGCGCTGGACACTGTTGATCGAGGAGGTGGACAGTGCCGTGGCACTTGTCGACGATTCAGACTTCCCGTGGGCCGGCTGGGTGTTCACAAAGATATTGTTATCACCAGCCACCTTGTTCTCGTTTATGATCAGCTCCTCGAGTTCCGAGGGATCGGCACCAACCAAATTCCGTTGTTTCGAGCGGAGATGTAGCAATTCCTCGGCCGAACGTTGTTTCCGGAACTCGAAAACGAGCGGATAAATATGCTGGATAGCCGCCTCCACATCATTGACACTAGCCGCTATAGAATCATCAGATTAATATTCTGTCTATATTCTGTAGAAGATTCACTTACCTGTCACTGTGATACTGCCGGTGGAGAAGATCTTTAAGGTGGCCTTGGGATCGCGCATTTTGTAGGTAACGCCCGGATGCAATTCCGGCTCATAGCTGGCATTCTCACGATGACGTTCCGAGAAGTTGACAATCTTGATGGCCCACGGCATGCTGCAGGTGCCCAGGACGTTCACAATCCGGAAGTTCTGGAAGCGTGTGGGAAAGCCCAGTTTTCCCAGGCACCGGGCATACCGACGTGCTGCAACTTTGGCCTGAAAAACACGAAGACATTTCAATAAAGTTGGAATCGAATAAGTGGCATTATAGCTCATCCTACCATTGGCTCTGAGGTGGCACCGGTACAGGTGATCCTTCCCGAGGACCAGATCGAGGCTGTCGTATAGGGATGACGCAACTTCATGGTAACCATACCGTTCTCCCGACGATACTCCACATTGGCGCCATTCAGGGCGATGTCACGCAGCTTCAGGTGGCAGCGCACACTGAAGGAGCACACCACATTGTTGATGACAATGTCCAGTTCGGGCTGGGGCTCGTCAGGGCCAGCCGCCTGGCCAGGGGCAGCAGTGTCCGAATTCGAATTGCTAAGTTGGGTGAGTTCCAAAGGCTCGTCCGGTTTCGGTTGCGCCTCTGGGTTCAGCGACTTCTTCTCCAGCTGCaactcctgctgctgctgctgtgagGATGGATCGGAGGCGGCCGACTTGCGGCTATCCTCGCTCTCCGGCTCCTCGATGATCACAGTACTTAGATCGGCATCACTGTCCAGGAAATCCATTTTGTTGGAAGTCAACAGGGTAGTAGTGTTGAGGCTGCCGTTGGTCGTTTTGATGGGCGTACCAATGCCATTGGCCATTAGGATAGTATCAAGATTGGgggacttttggatttttccaaATTGCGAAAAGTAACGAACAGCACCTGCCGCCGATCCGGTCGATGATGAGGCCGCCGTGGCAGTGGCTGTAACTGTGGCCGAGCCGGTACGATTGCCGACCATGAATGCCGACGAGGCATTGGTGAGGAAGACGCGCGGTGCGTTGGCCAGCACCGAGGAGGGTACTCCGCTGGCGGTAACCACAGCCGATCCGGCACTGGCCGCTTTCAAGCCACCGTTCATATTGGCTGCCGGTATGCTGACCATATCGTTTTGCATCAGCTCCTTGGACGGTTGCTGCTTCTGCAGCCCAAGTTGCTGCTCCCGGAACTGGCgcttctcctcctcctttttctgtttgtttcGTTGGATCTTCTGGCGCAGCAACTCGGCCTTGGTGACCTTAATTGGCGGCTTATAGTTGGGATCTAGCTGCTTCACCcgcagctcctcctcctccttaaGCTTTAGCTGGTACTGCTCCTGCTGCAATCGTAGCTGGCGCTGAATGTCCAATTCCAGCTTCTTCAGACGCACCTTttccttctcctcctcctctttcTGTTTTTGGTGCTCAGCTCTCTTTTTATCGACCTCCTGTTGCCTGATCCACAGTTCTTCCTGCTGCTTGCGGTAGCGCTGCTGAAGCTCCAGTTGCTTGGGGGTTAGATGGCGCAACTGCTGATCGTATTCCAGGGCCGGTGGTGGATTATAGATACCGAAGCCTGTGTAGCCCGACAATCGTGGAATTTGAACGGCGTGTTGGGTTACTTTGCCCGAATCCCCAGTGGGCTCCTCGAGCTGCCGTTTACTGGCTACCCGGCGAAGTGCTGCCTGGCGCTCCTTATATGCCACTATCGCTGCTTCCGTCTCCTTCCTGAGATGACGCTTATTGTCCTCCAACGAAATGGTTCGATTCTTCTGATTCTGGGACTTTACCTCATCGATCGCTTTCCAGAGTGTCGGTAGCTTGTCAAGAACAGGACCTGTGAAGCTGGTGTTATTGAATACAACGTTCACCCAGCCAGTGGAATACACTGGCGCCTTTGGCGGTGGTtgatcgtcgtcgtcgtcgtcactATCGAAGGTGTCGCTTCTACTGACCGCGTCCCTGCCGTAGTTCACAGTAACTGCCGACGACTTCCGGGGATGTTTGCGACGTATTTCGGCCTCTGGCTTCTGGTTAGGATCTGGAAGTGATCCGCTATTCTCAGTTGGACCCTCTTGCGACTGATTTTGTTCTTCAGATGGCTGATGTTCTGGACCTTGTTCAGGGCGCTCCTGTTCTTCGTTCTGATGTCCTGGACGCTCTTTAGAGACTTGGTCAGCCTCGGTCTCTTTCTGATTATACTTAGGACGCTTCGCAATCACAGAGTCATCCAGAATCTTCCTCTTTTGGGCTGAAGAAGTCTTCTTGCGATTCTCTTTCGGTTGGTCAGCTTTCTTTGGAGAATCTGGTTTATTTGGCTCTTCGGCTTTGGGTAAATCTACGTTTGGTTCCTCATCTACCTCATCCAACTCTCCTTGTTCTTGCGGGATGGCTAGATCGATATTTTCCAATACTTGAGGTACAGATTCGGTTAAATCAAGAAAGTCTACAATGATACCCGAGTCTTGGGTAGATTCGCCGTTTTGTGCTTCTAAATATCTCAAAAGATCCTCATATAAAGGCAAATCTACGTCCTCGACTGATTGAAAAGAAGAATTCGGTGCTGAGTCGGAATAGGATGCATGTTGTTGAGAACTCTCGTCTTCTGGGGAGTAAGGATTACTTGTAGGATAGATAATTATTTCGAAAATCATATGGTACCATACCTTGGGAGTAGCTATCGTTATTTGAGGAGAATGAGGGGCCCGCCTCTGTGGACCAATCGTTATATCCTTCAAAAAGAAGATCAGTAATATATAAGTGATGTTATGGGAGGTAATCTTCGCAAGACCTACCTGCTTCTAGTTGAGCAAGGATCTCCTGACGCGCCTCTTCACACCAGACCTCTTGGTTTCCTGGTTGTGGTTCAAGACTCTCCGCCTCTTCGACTCCGATCAGGTCAGCGAGCACCTCCTGACGCACCTCCTCACACAAGATATCCTGGGTGGATTTTGTTGCCAATGACGAGACACCGCTGCTAGTTGGGTTGGGTTGGATGGATAATGAGCTCAAAGAGCTAACACTGCTAGTGTCTTCCTGTTCAGGCTGCCCCTCGTCTTCGAGCCGTTGAAGATGGATCTCCTGACGCACTATTTCAGACAAGACCGGATCCTCGACCAAATGGCGACGACCGCCGATGGTATTGACGGGTTCTGCTACCAAACTTCCAAAATCCAAGGCATCAAAGGTATCAGTTATCAAGTTAAGTGCTCTGGCAACAACTGGTATGGTATGGTTCTGGTCAGTTGCTCCTGGCTCTGGCTCCTCTACATTACGTTGTCCTTGATGACTGATTAATCCTGAGCCTGATCCGGATGAAAGCTCTTCCTGGTTGGTGACCGGTTGGTTGGTGACTAAATAGGTGTCGAGAATGTCTTCGAAATCGATCGGTGATGGTACTCGATGTCCTGAGACTGATCCTGATGGAGGCTCTTCCTGGTTGGTTACCGGCTGGTTACCAGACTTATCTTGGCGACTAACGGTTTAGCAGGTTTAGCAGGATTAGTCGAATTAAGCTTTCTCTAATTTTCTAATtaatttggtttatttttggggAATTATCCTTACATATGATTATGTCTTATTATGTAACtaagcgtgtgtgtgtgtgtatgggggTGTTGGTGTATATGTGTTTACGAGAGCACGGGCAGAAGAGTGTGTTTTTGTCGGGTGTActgtattataataatatacaaataaataaaatggtcTTTAGTTTAGATCAAAACTTACAGGTGCGACATGGCCTACTAATTCTTGACTTATTTTGATCTCTTAAAGTAAACCCTTCTCTTGCCGTCTCTTTTTTCCAATCGTTTTCAATTACCAACTAAAATATGTACTTAATATTAGGGATCGttattatttgtatataaGGCTTAAAGTGAATTTCGTTAGGTTTTAatgtttctttctttttttttttaatatgttcTTTCGCTTAgcgttcttttttttctctcttggctttgattttttttcttttttttttcttaatgccaaaaatactttttttttttttttgttttaaattattgttagTATTTGTGgtgtgtgttgtgttttttgttgtttttttcttttctaaatCTTAAATGATAAACTATATTACGCTTTATGATTATAATCTAGTCTTCCGTTCTTTCTCCTGGTTTTATTAGCTTGTAGTTGGTTGTTCCTTTGTAGCAGTCTGTAACGgtaaaggaaagaaaaagaaaagacaGAAATGATTAGAAAATGAGAAACTATTTCCTTAAGGGCTTTAAAATGATTCTtctaatttgaaaaatttgtaaatttttgtactttttttccttttcttttaaaagctAACTACTTTTCTggattaaaacattttctgaatgaattttaaatttctaaaatttcTTTACTTCTTTTCCTTTATTTCCTACTACTTTTCTGATTGAAACGTTCTATGAAAACTTGTCGCCTGTCAATATTGAGAAATAAGCCATAACGGTTTATTTACAGCTTACTAGGATTGCCAGCCTTCACATTAGAACATAAAGAGCAGAGCAAATAATTGCATAAAGGAGCGTGCATCGACTAGACTCGGGAGGGGGCGTGTGTTGGTGTTGTCATGCAAAAAGTACCGTAAATCACTTCTGGGTCAAGGACGAATTTACAAAACTGGCACACGCTGCCGATGGCTCTGCTCGGCTCTGCTCTCAATTGAGCACAACGCTAACGTCGACTGCGatgcagcagtagcagcagcagcagcatcagtgACGAAAATAACGGAAAGAGCTGTAATCAAAACTATCCATCTCACTCACTCTGCCAAGCAACAGCAAAAAGAGGGGGGGGGGGCTATTTTTGGAAGCAATGGAGTGCAAAAATGTGCATTTGGAAATTGGGAATAATTAGAAGAAATAGAATAAGATAGAAATATACCATCTCTATTAGAAAATATAAGGAATTTCTAACTAAAACACAACACATTCAGtgggaaaaacaaaatataaaacatttcAAAGTTTGAGGCGATTAGCTAATCGcatttgttttgaaaattgtaatcagtgaataattgaaaattgaaaacaaaaaaatttaattgaaacgTCAGCCCACGGGAATTACAAcaagaaaacaacaacaatatgcGTAATGGTCGCGCGTGCGTTCGCTCACATGACGTCGCCTTTTGACGTCCCCCCCCACACTCTCACTCGCTAgcactctctctctatctatcTATGGCTCTCTTCTATTTTTAACAGCTCAGCAACACAAAAGAGAcaatggcaaaaacaaaaaataacaacaactatATGGAGTCAAAAATAGgaagcaataaaaataaataaaataaatgcacAATAAATGCAAATGCCAATCATTGCTAGAATTTCaataaagaaaacttaaaTAGAGAGATATGcgaaaaattcaacaaaatagaaacaaaaatacaaatttcattaaattgtaattaaatttcaaaaatagatTTAGCCTCACAATTAGCAAGAAAAgatcaaaattgaaatttattttcaaaacgaACCCTAgatatttgcaaaaacaaaaacaacaaaaaaaaactgcagtTCATTAacccaaaaagcaaaaaaaaaaaaaaaataaataatgaaaatgaaaacgagAATGAGAACAATGCTTCAATGCAATGTGTGAAAAAGTAGACAcgcaatatacaaaaatgaaaaaaaaaaataataataattatggaATTGAAAGGGGTGCGGCGGTGAGGTTAAGATAAAGACAAAAGgcattataataataataatgaaaacaaaacacgaaaaatatgaaacaaaATTGTACTGCTAATTTCAGGTTCAAGGCTATGAGTGGGACAGAAATTCGCAAATTCCTCAATTCGCCAATAATCAGCCATTTTTggcgcatttttttttattgtatcttgtatcttaaCCTCATAACAATAAATATCTATAAGATACAAAATGCCAGTAAACTTTGTTGAAATACAAAtttgagtattttttaaatataaaccctatttattcatttttttccaagaagtatttattcttaaaatttttgggATTTCCATGGATAGTTTAAGTTTTaataagaaaacaaataattaataaattaattcctcCCACTAATTCTTAGAAACtgttaatattttgtttaattttaacttGGAAATTTGTGGAATTTGTATGAAAAATATCCATTGGAAGGGTTCATTTTGTTGAAAATTGTAACTACTACGTGTCGGACAAGAGAAATCATATATTATTcaagcacacacacgcattcaaataaatttttatttccgtTCCATATTTGATGCGAAGCgcagcaacaaaacaaaacatgaataataaataaaacactaaaatatgtatatagatTACATATAAAATGCATTATTTATGTAGCACATGGCATGGAATaaccaaaaaatcaaaatattgagaaaataaaaataagaacgGTAAAAGGAGCTCCCCACGCGCTAAGCTTATACTCTCTCGTACTCTCTCTGGCTCTCTTTTGGAAAGAGAGCAAGAAATGTTAAGTGAGTAGCGCACATTTCTCCATTTAAGTGCAGTGCAACCTATTTAAAGTGGAAATGTTGCATTGCCCATATCATAATCATAATTACCATCCGGCGGATATAACAAGTGCTGTCTTTACACCACCTAACTGCAACCAACAGACCGGGGGAAAAATGTTAGtcacaaaataaacaaaatactttgaaaaaaattctttgtatttaattaaagaattctttttttccttttttttattcttttttttatttagtattttttatttattttattactaaCATTTTTTCCTCGGCTGTAGGTTATTTGTTCATGCCATTGCTCACGTTCGTTTTCATGCCCCAATAGAGAGAGATCGCAAGCCGAGTGAGAGAGTGGAGCTTAAAACAGGCAAGCACCTGTTtaattctctctctctttcgcCAAAAACAATTGCGGGAGAGCGGGTGAATCACAACTACAGCCAGGCCAAATCGCATTTCACCGCCAACTGCAAGCGACAGCTCATCTATTACAGATACACAGAGGtactacacacacacatgtataAGATACAGTTACAGTCCACTGCAACGCGGCGCACATTGTGCAGAGGTCATGCGTAATAACAGTGatgtaaaaacaaaaactaaaaaacaaaatcatagGCAGCTAGTTGCAGGGCGATTTTATAATTCAGTGCGCAAGCAAAATTATATTTCCCATTTGAAGTAAACAAAACCAGAGCGAACTTTGggcttcaaataaaaaatacagtgtttaaaaaaaaaaaaaaaaaaaaaaaaacaaatatttcaaggAGAATTCGTCActaaaattttgattgtaATCTTCATACTTTTAAGATTATGATTGTAATTAATTGTACAAATCTAGCTTTAAGATCAGTTAGAATGCAtattaaaattcttaaaataaactttacatttttagaaaattattaaaataaaaaaaacctaaaagaaTTCATCCTTAAAACTCTAACTATTTTAGATCTTCATtaaaatgaaactttttttttgaaactctGCACTTTTCAGTTGCAATACTAGTAAGTTAGAACCCAATTGTTTCAACTGCtagttacaaaaaaaatgtataaagaGGGTGCTGGTGGATTTGTAATTGGCAGTCACGCGTAAAAAAACCAGTTAAGTAGTTAACTTTTAAAGGGGCGAGAGTAGTGTGTTTAGTGCAGGCACAACAAGTGTTTAGTTTGCTTAAATACTCAACTCTTTTTTCAAATGGAAACTACTCCATTTAATGAAAAACCCTTATCTTTTATATATGCTGGTCCCCCACCATCatattttttcagattttcagAATGAAACTCTCCCCACTATATCGAGTGGGAGGGTGTATCCACCTACAGCCTGCTGTTAAGTTTTAACATCCGCTATTGCAGCAGTGACCCAAATTCAATGTTACAATGACTAAGCCTCtatatgtataaaataataataccgaaaataaaaatacgatAAACCAATCGACATAAAATGACCCTGGAATAACCAAAAAaagtcagcagcagcagcaatctATGTACTTTGGCAAGATATCGCACAGACcatatttattgatttaataTACAACATTTTTATGACAACTTGATGTAATGAAGCCGAAAACCCAAGGAGGGGTGGGTGGTAGGAGAGTGGGTTGTTCTGTCTGGCCAGAGAAACATGTGCCACGGGCAGAGGGGGGGACTTACTTGGAAGTAAAATAAAACCAGGACACAGTTGTGGAATGTGTCAGTCAAATGCAGAAATATTACATGGAATTATTCTAAAGAAAGCCAGTATAGTTATCAGTTTAGTATGATCTAACTATTAGCTTTATTTTTGTCATGATCGTATACGTTTTTTATGCATTTCGtgaatcatttaattttttaaaccaaGCCCCCAGAGGTTAGTCATTGAGTGTAAGAGGGGGGAATAAGGTTTTCAAAATGTTGTGTTTAATGAATGACGTTATTTTAACTCAATTGGCTtggtaataatattttattaacattttacaaaaaatatactgCTTCTCGGCTTGTTTTCTTCttaaaaaggtttaaaaagataagaaaaatgaaaattttgtaaaacCCTTCCAGTGATAATATCTAGAAAAATGTATTAGCTACTATCTTGTAGTTTAATTGAACAAATTCACCATAATAGTTGCAGATATATCTAGCCATCTTCAATATTAATTCCTGCTCATTATAggcaatatttttataaagaattttgcataattttctattatttttcctattgcctattttatttaaaaaaaaaaaaccttagcAAGGTgcttggtttttgtttttacaaCTTGAAAAATGTATCTAAGAGGTTCAAATTGTTAAAAACGTTTCTGTAACAGTCACTGTTAATTTAACAGTCACGTTTCCCAATTACAGCATCTTGTATCTTCGTTTAGCACTTTTTGGATGCACATGGTAACCAAATAagccacaaaacaaaatgcaaggctttgtaagaaaaaaaaaaaaaaagtcccaagaaAAACAAGTTTTAAGCTCAATTTGTTAGACGCCGCCGGCGAGACAGAGAATTAGAGAACTCCAggagagggagagagagaagTTTGAGACACAGACAGAGAAAAGAGAGGAGCCGGCTTGGGGGCTGCGTCATCGttggcaatttttttttttcgcattaCTCAGAGAAATACttggtgcttttttttttttgcacgtgTTGGTTGAGTGGCTAGCTAACATTTTAGCCATTAACTTGGCGGCAGTTAACATTGACGATTAACATTGCACTTGACCCTGACCACTACTAATCGTTATCATATCGATATTTATCGATTGATTAAACTTACCTCTTAAAAGTCCTTAATTAGTTTCAAATGGTTATATTACTAAgggttttgctttttttcgaaaaaatctcGACCGAGGGAGCCTGTAATGGTAACAAAGAAGGCCAACAACAGTTAGTGGGCGTGGCGGTGGCAACAAGAAGAGGaggaacaacaaaaacaacggAGAAATAAAACAGCTGGCCAAAGCAAAAAAGGCAAAGATAAGGGGATCAGAGGTAGAAGAGGGAGGAAATAAGTGAAGTACGCGGAGGCAGAGGCAGgaaggcagaaaaaaaaatctcccCAGGTGTGCTTAAGGCAATGGAAGATACAAATTAACATTTGCATGTGTGTAGTACAATAGAGGTCATTTAAATAggtatttttaagtttaaaaaaataatagttttaattaattaattataaatacttttaaaaatattgagttttttttaaagaaatatttttgaaaaaaaaaaccactaGAATCTTGACCATTACTGTTCCTATCTGGACACCAAGGGGGACCACAATATGGGTTGACAACAATTGCCTGGGACAAGTAACGAGACTCTAAGAGCGGAAATGCTGTGTGCACGAGAAATCAACGAGCTCTACAAAAATCCCATCAAACCGATATATAACccgacacacatacatatgtacatacggAAACTACATATCAACGAACAACAACACCACTATTACATATTCAAAATGAATACATAAATTCTCAGTACGTTTCAAATGGAAAAtgataaagaaaaaatgtttAGAGAACCGTTGAAAAATTTCCAACAAATTCCTAATAAACTGTACGTGCTAGTGTTGTAAAGGATCCCCAGACATGCTCCACATAACACAAATAATTGCAGAGACTACTTA
It encodes the following:
- the LOC138925648 gene encoding involucrin-like, which codes for MSHLRQDKSGNQPVTNQEEPPSGSVSGHRVPSPIDFEDILDTYLVTNQPVTNQEELSSGSGSGLISHQGQRNVEEPEPGATDQNHTIPVVARALNLITDTFDALDFGSLVAEPVNTIGGRRHLVEDPVLSEIVRQEIHLQRLEDEGQPEQEDTSSVSSLSSLSIQPNPTSSGVSSLATKSTQDILCEEVRQEVLADLIGVEEAESLEPQPGNQEVWCEEARQEILAQLEAGYNDWSTEAGPSFSSNNDSYSQEDESSQQHASYSDSAPNSSFQSVEDVDLPLYEDLLRYLEAQNGESTQDSGIIVDFLDLTESVPQVLENIDLAIPQEQGELDEVDEEPNVDLPKAEEPNKPDSPKKADQPKENRKKTSSAQKRKILDDSVIAKRPKYNQKETEADQVSKERPGHQNEEQERPEQGPEHQPSEEQNQSQEGPTENSGSLPDPNQKPEAEIRRKHPRKSSAVTVNYGRDAVSRSDTFDSDDDDDDQPPPKAPVYSTGWVNVVFNNTSFTGPVLDKLPTLWKAIDEVKSQNQKNRTISLEDNKRHLRKETEAAIVAYKERQAALRRVASKRQLEEPTGDSGKVTQHAVQIPRLSGYTGFGIYNPPPALEYDQQLRHLTPKQLELQQRYRKQQEELWIRQQEVDKKRAEHQKQKEEEEKEKVRLKKLELDIQRQLRLQQEQYQLKLKEEEELRVKQLDPNYKPPIKVTKAESSNRPRS
- the Trf2 gene encoding uncharacterized protein Trf2; this translates as MQNDMVSIPAANMNGGLKAASAGSAVVTASGVPSSVLANAPRVFLTNASSAFMVGNRTGSATVTATATAASSSTGSAAGAVRYFSQFGKIQKSPNLDTILMANGIGTPIKTTNGSLNTTTLLTSNKMDFLDSDADLSTVIIEEPESEDSRKSAASDPSSQQQQQELQLEKKSLNPEAQPKPDEPLELTQLSNSNSDTAAPGQAAGPDEPQPELDIVINNVVCSFSVRCHLKLRDIALNGANVEYRRENGMVTMKLRHPYTTASIWSSGRITCTGATSEPMAKVAARRYARCLGKLGFPTRFQNFRIVNVLGTCSMPWAIKIVNFSERHRENASYEPELHPGVTYKMRDPKATLKIFSTGSITVTAASVNDVEAAIQHIYPLVFEFRKQRSAEELLHLRSKQRNLVGADPSELEELIINENKVAGDNNIFVNTQPAHGKSESSTSATALSTSSINSVQRLKQFENYVHVVNQTQDERRHIPFQGDSSAKSSSTAAGTASSSSTGDNICANARRRATECWASKLQNKRTRYNNIAPTEPATSSSGTAVVRNPLKAAALANAKPRNATGTSGKIPVSQVLKQSSSRARNAHLQQQQQQQQQQQHQQQHLEQQQVVQVVQCPKVRSSPAFEPTDFEIDDLIEEEETNEFGLPY